Genomic DNA from Sporosarcina sp. ANT_H38:
TTTCATAGTTGACACCCCTTTTTCTTTATAAAGTCCAAATTTTCGGTTAGTTATAATTAAAATATGCTACAACTAAATTTTGCTCTAGTTATAAGCCTTGTTACTAAAGATTGTTCCCCGATTTCTGTTATGATAAACGTCTAAATGTAATTGGGGGTAATGAATATGGTTGGTCTTTTTTGGGAAAAAGATGATTTTAATGTATTTTCAATTGAAGGGCTAGAAAATCGGATGGAAGCATTGCAAAATCGAATTCAGCCAAAGTTCGGAACTCTAGGTACACATTTTGCGGATCGCCTTTCGGCACACGGAACTGATGAGTTTTTTCCGCATGTCGCTAAACACGCAAGACGGACTGTAAATCCACCAAAAGATAGCTGGGTAGCATTCGCACCTGCAAAACGCGGATACAAAGCATTGCCTCACTTTCAGATTGGCTTATGGGGAACACATTTATTCATTATTTTAGCGGTAATTTATGAGAATTCAGATAAAAAAGGGATTGCCGAGCGTCTAGATAGCAAATTGGATGTTTTAACTTCTCTTCCTGGTACTTATATCGTTTCTGGCGATCATATGAAACCTGAAGCTACAACTATCGAACAAGCAGGAGCCTCTGGACTCGAACAAATTTTAGAACGGCTACAAACTGTTAAAAAAGCAGAGTTCCTTGTCGGTCGTCATTTGTCACGTGAAGACGCCGTAAAACTTTCCACTGAAGAATTCATAGCTTTTGCAGAAGAGACTTTTGACTGTCTACTTCCTGTCTATGATGTTGTTATTAACAGAAAATAAAAGGAATGCTCCCGCTTAACGCGAGGGCATTCCTTTTATTATTTCTTCACCACCGGCCTCTTTAGCCGATTGAACTACACGGTAACAGACGTAACCACTCGCTTCCTCAAATTCCATACACAATGTTTTTTCCTCCGCCATGGAAGGGACCACTTTTTTGAATCCACGATATGCTGTCATTAACTCTTCGCCTGGTATACCTGATTCATATGCCTTTTCAACTGCTTCATAAAATGCGGCGACTGCGATAATTTCTACTGTCGACCAGTCATGCCTGATTGGATAATTATAATCCATGCGATTTCGCTCCCTTTACTAATTAAAGTTCCAACTTTTACGGATTGCTTCCGCTTCATTCACCATACGCTCAACTAAATCTGCAACAGATGGTACATCGTTGATAAGACCCGCAACTTGACCAGCCCATCCATAACCGTTTTCAGCATCTCCATCATGAATAAAACGGCGGTTCGCCTCGCCGCTGATTAAATCCTTCATTGCTTCATAATCAGCATTTTCGGCTTCCATGTCAATTATTTTCTTCGTCCAACTCCCTGTCAACGCTCGAGCAGGTGCTCCTAAAGTTCTTTTAATGACCGTTGTATCGGTTTCACTACTCGCAAGAAGCATGTTTATATAAGCCTGAGATGCATGGACACACTCTTTCGTTGCAATGAATCTCGTCCCCATTTCGACTCCATCTGCGCCAAGTGCATGAGCAGCCATCCAACCGCGCCCATCCCCGATGCCACCAGATGCAATAACTGGTATTGAAACAGCGTCAACGACTTGCGGGACAAGCACCATCGTTCCAATATCGTCACGCCCAAGATGTCCCCCACCTTCTTGTCCGACAACCATAACTGCATCAGCCCCGAGTGATTCTGCTTTCTGCGCCTGTCTTTTAGCAGCAACTAGCACAAGCTTTTTAACGTTTGTATTTGCAAGCTGCTCAAAAAATGGCGCGGGATTACCACCCGTCACCGACATTACCGTAACCCCTTCTTCTAGAGCGACTTCCACCATATGGGCATACGGGCGTCCATGTTGCCCAATCGCAAAGTTCACGCCGAACGGTTTATCAGTCATCGCTTTTACTTTTTTTATCTCAACTCTCAGCGCATCTGCAGAATCCAAACTCATTGCGGTAATTTGCCCAAGCCCCCCAGCTTCCGAAACGGCAGCTGCAAGCTCTGCATAAGCTAAGTACGCTAATCCCCCTTGGATGATTGGATAATTGATATCGAGCAGTTCCGTTACTTTCGTTTTCCATTCCATTTGATTTCCTCCCTTATTTATACAATGACTCTCTTCGTCATCTCTTTCTACTAAATCTTCAAAAAGAGGTGAGAGAAGTTGTGTTTCATTGCCTAAAATCCGGGTTTCCTAAAGAGCGAAAGCCTAGGGAATCTAGAATCTAGACTTCTAATTTCTATGTTACAACTTTTCCATAGTACGCTATTTTAACACGCCTGTTGAGCAATCATTTATTCACATAAAATACTAGTGAGAAGGGCTGATAACCTCCATTTTCACTGGACCATTTTCGGATCGCTCTCGGCTAAATATTCACGCCAGATTTAGGTAGTAATAGCAATTCCTACCTTGAGAGGCATGTGTGGCTAGAAGTGACTCCATCACTTCTAGCCACACTCTTTTCAGTAATACTGTTATGAATACTTGCCTGTCGCGTTCCTACAATATTGAAGTGAAAAATGCAGTTGCATTGAAAGAAAAGAATAGATGACTTTCTATAGAAATTGTAATTGCCCGAAGATGCAATTTCGGGCACTCTAGTACTTTGTACTATGTGTTCCTTGCTTACTTTTAGCAAAGTTTATGCATCAATCATGTGATGCCTTATAGAAAGTGACACTTCTTTCAAAATAAGAAAAAACTATAGATAAAGCATCAGCCGCCAAAATTGCATCTTTGGCGGCTTTACTCTAGGTAAGAAGCAAGCTATTCTTTCGTCCCAATAAACTTCAGCACTCTGTGCACTTATGCATTTGGAGCGCGACGGATGAAGGACAACTATACAAGTAGCGGCCAGGGGTTGATTAAGTTATGTACTGGTTATTTTCAGTTAATCAACAGACGTGCTATTTTATAAGTCCGTAAGCAATAAAAAACCATCTATAAGGATATCTTGCCGCCTCATAGATGGTCTT
This window encodes:
- a CDS encoding UPF0223 family protein, with product MDYNYPIRHDWSTVEIIAVAAFYEAVEKAYESGIPGEELMTAYRGFKKVVPSMAEEKTLCMEFEEASGYVCYRVVQSAKEAGGEEIIKGMPSR
- a CDS encoding nitronate monooxygenase family protein, translated to MEWKTKVTELLDINYPIIQGGLAYLAYAELAAAVSEAGGLGQITAMSLDSADALRVEIKKVKAMTDKPFGVNFAIGQHGRPYAHMVEVALEEGVTVMSVTGGNPAPFFEQLANTNVKKLVLVAAKRQAQKAESLGADAVMVVGQEGGGHLGRDDIGTMVLVPQVVDAVSIPVIASGGIGDGRGWMAAHALGADGVEMGTRFIATKECVHASQAYINMLLASSETDTTVIKRTLGAPARALTGSWTKKIIDMEAENADYEAMKDLISGEANRRFIHDGDAENGYGWAGQVAGLINDVPSVADLVERMVNEAEAIRKSWNFN
- a CDS encoding YktB family protein yields the protein MVGLFWEKDDFNVFSIEGLENRMEALQNRIQPKFGTLGTHFADRLSAHGTDEFFPHVAKHARRTVNPPKDSWVAFAPAKRGYKALPHFQIGLWGTHLFIILAVIYENSDKKGIAERLDSKLDVLTSLPGTYIVSGDHMKPEATTIEQAGASGLEQILERLQTVKKAEFLVGRHLSREDAVKLSTEEFIAFAEETFDCLLPVYDVVINRK